GAAAAAAGATAAAAACTGTTTTGTCATTGCTCACAACTACCAGGATTTGGAAGTTCAAAAAATTGCGGATTATGTTGGAGATTCGTTGCAAATGGCGAGAGTTGCTGCAGAAACAGATGCTGACATGATCCTTCTATGCGGAATAAAGATCATGGCTGAAACTGCTAAAATATTGAATCCTGAGAAGAAAGTCCTGATGTCACATTTCGATGCTGATTGTCCGCTGGCAAATATGAAAACAACCGAAGATTTGCAAATTCTAAAAAAAAGATATCCGGAAGCAGAAGTTGTTTGCTATGTCAATTC
The sequence above is a segment of the Candidatus Cloacimonadota bacterium genome. Coding sequences within it:
- a CDS encoding quinolinate synthase NadA yields the protein MENIDWNSLSNEELYRIAAKLKKDKNCFVIAHNYQDLEVQKIADYVGDSLQMARVAAETDADMILLCGIKIMAETAKILNPEKKVLMSHFDADCPLANMKTTEDLQILKKRYPEAEVVCYVNS